The sequence below is a genomic window from Deltaproteobacteria bacterium GWC2_65_14.
ATACCGGGCGAGGGCGTCGGCGGCGATCGTCGTGTAGGCGTGCCCGATGTGGGGGACGTCGTTGACGTAGTAGATGGGGGTGGTGATGTAGAAGGTCCGCTTCACGGGGAGGGTTCCCCCGGGGTGCCGCCGGCCTTCTCTCCGCCCCCGCCGTCGTTCCCTTCCGCACCCCCGCGATCCCCCGCTCCGGGCGCGCAGCCGCCGCACTCCTTGTGCTTGCGCCGCCCCTCGTGCTCGTAGAGCAGGCAGCACATCAGCCGGCCGCAGACGCCGGAGAGCTTCGCGGGGTTCAGGGAGAGGTTCTGGTCCTTGGCCATCCGGACCGTGATCGGCTCGAACTCGTTCAGGAAGGAGGCGCAGCAGAACTCTTTCCCGCAGGGGCCGACCCCGCCGACCATCCTCGCCTCGTCCCGGACGCCGATCTGCCGCATCTCGATGCGGGACCGCAGCTCGTGGGCGAGGTCCTTGACGAGTTCGCGGAAGTCGACCCGGCCGTCCGCGGTGAAGTAGAAGATCGATTTGCTCCGGTCCAGAAGGATCTCCGTCCGGACGAGCTTCATCGGAAGGGCGCGCGCCTCGATCCTCCGGAGACAGAACGCGTGGGCCTCCGCCTCCCGCTTCGCGTTCTCCTGGTGGGCGCGCAGGTCGTCGGCGGTGGCGGTGCGGACGACCTTCGTGTACGACCCCGTTCCGGCGGAGGGGGGGAGATCGTCGATCCGCTGGACCACCTCCCCCACGACCGGGCCCCGCTCCGTCTGGACCACGGCGTAGTCGCCGCGCCCCACCGGGACGCCGGTGCAGTCGAAGTGGTACATCTTGCTGACGCCGCGAAGCCGGATTCCGGCCAGATCCATCCCTGCGCTAGTCCTTCCCGAAAAATTCGAACAAAAACGCCTCCAGCATCAACGGCTTCTGGAGCTGCGGAGGCGTGCGGGACATGGAAAGAAGCTCCTGGAACGCGCGGGTCCATTCGCCCGCGGACCTGCGTCCGGCCAGGGAGGAAAGGTCGGCCGACAGATCCTCGTTCATTATACCCTCTTTTCCCCCCGAGGAGATCATGGCGGCATCCCGCACGAGCGACAGCGGCGCCGCGATCCGCGGTCCCAGATCCCCCCCCCCCTTCCAGGCCGCCGCCTTGGCGAAGACCGCGGCGGGGTCGAAGGAGGAGAGCAGCCGCAGCCACTCCCGGCGCTCCCCGTCCTCCTCCTCCAGCGCGGCCAGCGCGCGGCCGGGGCTTCCCCCGGAGCATGCCGCCGCCCAGCGGATCTCTTCCTGCGGGCGCCGGGCGCCCTTGCCGGGGAGCCCGGCGAGGATCCGTTCCACCGTTTCCGCGGGGAGGGGAACGAAGGAAACCTTCTGGCAGCGCGAGACGATCGTCGCCGGAAGGCGCGAGATCCGGTGGGCCACGAGCAGGAGGTGGGTCGCCGGGGGCGGCTCCTCGAGCGTCTTCAGGAGGGCGTTCGCCGCCTGCACGGTCATCCGGTCGGCCGGGAGGATCAGCACGACCCGGGGACGGTCGGAGAAGGACTTCAGGGAGAGCTCTTCCTGGAGCAGCCGGATATCGTCGATCGAAATGGAAAGATTCTCCGGGGATACCCGGAGGAAGTTGGGGTGGGACCCCGACCGGAGCAGCCGGCAATCGGGACAGGCTCCGCAGGCGTCCGTCCCGGAGCGGGACCGGCAGAACAGGGCCGCCGCGAACCCGAGGGCCGCCGTCTCCTTCCCGATCCCTTCCTCCCCGGAGAAGAGGAGGCCGTGCGGGACCCGGCCGGTTTCGAGGTACCGGAGCAGCAGTCCGACGGCCCGATCCTGCCCCCGGACCGACGAGAGGGCGGCTACCATCCGAAGCGCTCCGCTACCGCCGACTGGAGCCGGCGGAAGATGTCGTCCTCGGGCAGGGAGGCGTCGACCCGGAGGATCCGCCCGGGGAAGCGCTCCAGGAGGCGGAGGTATCCCTCCCGGACGACCCGGTGAAACTCCCGCGACTCCGACTCGATCCGGTCCGGAAGGTTTCCGCGGCCGCCGATCCGCCGGATCCCCTCCTCCGGGGAGATGTCGAACAGGAAGGTCAGGTCCGGGGAGAGCCCGCCGGCGGCGAAGGCGTTCAGCCAGTCGATCCGCGATTCCTCGATCCCCCGGGAGAATCCCTGGTAGGCGGATGTCGCGTCGCAGAAGCGGTCGCAGAG
It includes:
- a CDS encoding DNA polymerase III subunit delta', encoding MVAALSSVRGQDRAVGLLLRYLETGRVPHGLLFSGEEGIGKETAALGFAAALFCRSRSGTDACGACPDCRLLRSGSHPNFLRVSPENLSISIDDIRLLQEELSLKSFSDRPRVVLILPADRMTVQAANALLKTLEEPPPATHLLLVAHRISRLPATIVSRCQKVSFVPLPAETVERILAGLPGKGARRPQEEIRWAAACSGGSPGRALAALEEEDGERREWLRLLSSFDPAAVFAKAAAWKGGGDLGPRIAAPLSLVRDAAMISSGGKEGIMNEDLSADLSSLAGRRSAGEWTRAFQELLSMSRTPPQLQKPLMLEAFLFEFFGKD
- a CDS encoding dTMP kinase, whose protein sequence is MKAAPAPFVTFEGIEGSGKTTQIRRLSAYLDRKGIAHLVTREPGGTPLADEIRSLLLSRREEPVFPEAELLLYEAARAQHVRAVIRPALELGRAVLCDRFCDATSAYQGFSRGIEESRIDWLNAFAAGGLSPDLTFLFDISPEEGIRRIGGRGNLPDRIESESREFHRVVREGYLRLLERFPGRILRVDASLPEDDIFRRLQSAVAERFGW